The following coding sequences are from one Humulus lupulus chromosome X, drHumLupu1.1, whole genome shotgun sequence window:
- the LOC133806088 gene encoding uncharacterized protein LOC133806088, which produces MERAGIELITGKLAKVTLQSTLLEKIREGQNADKKLSDLKQEMQNGNAKDFTMLDTGLFRFKGRICVPDSDELRKEILAEAHTTPYSVHPGTTKMYHDLKFAELYMNEIVRLHGTPYSIVCNQDARFTSSFWETTNLPSGWHRMKCCMEESVGLHFTGMNWERENYLEQHTNEAIQKIRARMVTAQSRQKSYADLKRKHVEFEVGDHVFLRVTPRKGISVKRFGKKGKLSPRYVGPFEILDRVGNVAYRVALPPSLSGVHNVFHVSQLRKYISDPSHVLSYETLGLQEDLSFDEHPVKILDRKDKVLGNRTISLVKVLWTF; this is translated from the exons ATGGAACGAGCTGGTATAGAACTGATCACAGGAAAACTTGCAAAGGTTACACTTCAGTCCACCTTGTTAGAAAAGATTAGGGAAGGGCAGAATGCAGACAAAAAGTTAAGTGACCTAAAGCAAGAGATGCAGAATGGGAATGCCAAGGATTTCACTATGTTAGATACCGGACTATTCAGATTCAAGGGGCGTATTTGTGTTCCAGACAGTGATGAGTTGAGGAAAGAGATTCTAGCGGAAGCTCATACTACCCCATATTCAGTTCACCCCGGGACCACTAAGATGTACCACGACCTTAAG TTCGCTGAGTTGTACATGAATGAGATAGTACGGCTACATGGGACACCATACTCTATTGTGTGCAATCAGGATGCTCGGTTTACATCATCATTCTGGGAGA ctaccaatcTACCATCGGGGTGGCaccgtatgaaatgttgtatggaagaaagtgtaggtctCCACTTCACTGGGATGAACTGGGAGAGAGAAAATTACTTGGAGCAACACACCAATGAGGCTATTCAGAAAATCAGGGCTAGAATGGTCACagctcagagcagacagaagtcTTATGCAGACCTAAAGCGCAAGCATGTTGAGTttgaagttggtgatcatgtatttctgCGTGTGACTCCAAGGAAAGGAATCTCAGTGAAGAGGTTTGGCAAGAAGGGAAAGCTTAGTCCCAGATatgtcggaccttttgagattttggatagagTGGGCAATGTGGCTTACAGGGTAGCTTTACCACCATCATTGTCCGGggtgcacaatgtatttcatgtgtcacaACTTCGAAAATATATATCCGACCCATCGCATGTGTTGAGCTACGAAACCTTGGGTTTACAGGAGGATTTGTCATTCGATGAACATCCAGTAAAAATACTCGAtcgaaaggacaaggtcctaggGAATAGGACTAtttccttagtgaaagtgttgtggacgTTTTAA